GGGATCAGGTACATGATATGGCCGAACAACTGGAGCATATCGATTCCAATGAGCTGATTTCCGCTCTGGATAAATTTCTGGGTTCTCCCAACTTTGATCCGCATGGCGATCCGATTCCCAATGAAAAGGGTGAAATACCGGACAGAAATACCTACTTTATTTCGGAAGCTGAACCCGGAGAAGAAGTTGTAATTGCCTCCGTAGGGCATTCCGACCCGGATTTCCTTCAATACCTTGAAAAGGTAGGCCTGACGATCAATCGCAGAGTAACTGTCGTAGAGAAACTAAGCTTTGATAATTCCCTGCAAATCATCGTACAGGGCGCACAAATGGTTATCAGCGGAAACGTTGCACACAATCTATTGGTTCTTCGGGACGTGTAATTTGAATTTTGATCGTTATCTTGCAGGCTAACCTAAAGGATAACCAATGATCCACACTGACGAAATCACTACCTCCAAAGCGATCGAACTGGAAGACCAGTTTGGTGCCCACAACTACCACCCACTGCCTGTGGTTCTCTCCCGGGGCGAAGGAGTTTTTCTTTGGAGCCCGGAAGGAAAACGCTATTATGATTTTCTTTCAGCCTACAGTGCTGTCAATCAGGGGCACTGCCACCCTCGTATCATCGACGCCCTGGTAACTCAGGCATCAAAGCTGACGCTTACCAGCCGGGCCTTTCACAACGATGTACTGGGGGTGTACGAAGCCTATATGACCCGCCTGCTGGGATATGACAAACTATTACCGATGAATACCGGCGTGGAAGCGGGAGAAACTGCTGTCAAACTTTGCAGAAAATGGGCGTACTCAGTCAAAGGCATTCCGGAAAATCAGGCGAAGATCATTTTTGTTCAGGGAAATTTTTGGGGACGTACGCTTGCCGCTATTTCAGCTTCCACTGACCCCTCCAGCTATAAAGGGTTTGGGCCCTATATGCCCGGATATGAAATTATTCCCTACAATGACCTCGCAGCTCTGGAATCGGCACTTCAGGATCCACATGTTGCGGGATTTATGGTAGAGCCGATCCAGGGAGAAGCAGGGGTGGTGGTCCCTGACGAAGGCTATCTGAAAAAAGCACATGAAATCTGCCGGCAGTACCAGGTGTTGTTTATTGCTGACGAAGTGCAAACTGGCCTTGCCCGTACCGGAAAAATGTTGTGCTGTGATCACGAAGAGGTAA
The Bacteroidia bacterium DNA segment above includes these coding regions:
- a CDS encoding metal-dependent transcriptional regulator — its product is MKRQSETRENYLKCIFKFSGSGERVSTNTLANFLKTSPASVTDMIKKLKKDGLVDYLKHQGVTLTPAGKEIALKILRKHRLWEVFLVQKLNFSWDQVHDMAEQLEHIDSNELISALDKFLGSPNFDPHGDPIPNEKGEIPDRNTYFISEAEPGEEVVIASVGHSDPDFLQYLEKVGLTINRRVTVVEKLSFDNSLQIIVQGAQMVISGNVAHNLLVLRDV
- the rocD gene encoding ornithine--oxo-acid transaminase gives rise to the protein MIHTDEITTSKAIELEDQFGAHNYHPLPVVLSRGEGVFLWSPEGKRYYDFLSAYSAVNQGHCHPRIIDALVTQASKLTLTSRAFHNDVLGVYEAYMTRLLGYDKLLPMNTGVEAGETAVKLCRKWAYSVKGIPENQAKIIFVQGNFWGRTLAAISASTDPSSYKGFGPYMPGYEIIPYNDLAALESALQDPHVAGFMVEPIQGEAGVVVPDEGYLKKAHEICRQYQVLFIADEVQTGLARTGKMLCCDHEEVKPDILILGKALSGGVLPVSAVLCDNEIMMTIKPGEHGSTYGGNPLACAVAMAAMDVLIEEKMAENAEILGKVFRKKMQDIIDKRPDILTLVRGKGLLNAIIINDSEESHTAWNICLKLAENGLLAKPTHGNIIRFAPPLVISESQMLECCEIIEQTLLAFQK